From Nycticebus coucang isolate mNycCou1 chromosome 6, mNycCou1.pri, whole genome shotgun sequence, the proteins below share one genomic window:
- the CELF6 gene encoding CUGBP Elav-like family member 6 isoform X6 produces MNRPIQVKPAASEGRGEDRKLFVGMLGKQQGEEDVRRLFQPFGHIEECTVLRSPDGTSKGCAFVKFGSQGEAQAAIQGLHGSRTMAGASSSLVVKLADTDRERALRRMQQMAGQLGAFHPAPLQLGACGAYTTAILQHQAALLAAAQGPGLGPVAAVAAQMQHVAAFSLVAAPLLPAAANSAAGGGPGALPGLPAPIGVNGFGPLTPQANGQPGSDTLYNNGLSPYPAAYPSAYAPVSTAFPQQPSALPQQQREGPEGCNLFIYHLPQEFGDAELIQTFLPFGAVVSAKVFVDRATNQSKCFGFVSFDNPTSAQTAIQAMNGFQIGMKRLKVQLKRPKDANRPY; encoded by the exons ATGAATCGTCCGATCCAAGTGAAGCCGGCTGCCAGTGAGGGTCGAGGAG AGGACCGGAAGCTGTTTGTGGGGATGCTGGGCAAACAGCAGGGTGAAGAGGACGTCAGACGCCTGTTCCAGCCTTTTGGCCATATCGAGGAGTGCACTGTCCTGCGGAGCCCAGATGGCACCAGTAAAG GCTGTGCCTTTGTGAAGTTCGGGAGTCAAGGGGAAGCTCAGGCGGCCATCCAGGGTCTGCACGGCAGCCGGACCATGGCG GGCGCCTCGTCCAGCCTCGTGGTCAAGCTGGCGGACACCGACCGGGAGCGCGCCCTGCGGCGGATGCAGCAGATGGCAGGCCAGCTGGGCGCCTTCCACCCGGCGCCACTGCAGCTTGGGGCCTGCGGCGCCTACACCACAGCG ATCCTACAGCACCAGGCGGCCCTGCTGGCCGCGGCACAGGGCCCAGGCCTAGGCCCGGTGGCGGCGGTGGCGGCCCAGATGCAGCACGTGGCGGCCTTCAGCCTGGTGGCCGCGCCTCTGTTGCCGGCAGCAG CCAACTCCGCAGCTGGTGGTGGCCCTGGCGCGCTCCCAGGTCTTCCGGCGCCCATTGGGGTCAATGGATTCGGGCCCCTGACTCCTCAGGCCAACGGGCAGCCGGGCTCTGACACACTCTACAATAACGGCCTCTCCCCTTACCCAG CAGCCTATCCATCGGCCTATGCCCCAGTGAGCACAGCTTTCCCCCAGCAGCCTTCAGCCCTGCCCCAGCAGCAAAGAGAAG GCCCCGAAGGCTGTAACCTCTTCATCTATCACCTGCCCCAGGAGTTTGGTGATGCAGAACTCATACAAACATTCCTGCCCTTTGGAGCTGTTGTCTCTGCCAAAGTCTTTGTGGATAGAGCCACCAACCAGAGCAAGTGTTTCG GGTTTGTTAGTTTTGACAATCCAACCAGTGCCCAGACTGCTATTCAGGCCATGAATGGCTTTCAGATTGGCATGAAGAGGCTCAAGGTCCAGCTAAAGCGGCCCAAGGATGCCAACCGGCCTTACTGA